In a genomic window of Ranitomeya imitator isolate aRanImi1 chromosome 5, aRanImi1.pri, whole genome shotgun sequence:
- the CCDC167 gene encoding coiled-coil domain-containing protein 167, whose product MGRKKRERLSLATEIDGVEEKLEACRSNMEDIDYRLRRDELTEEGRKSLEKEKNALTNKMSYYEKELKSLRRENRKNAMVSFALFFLIVLVYYYWTM is encoded by the exons ATGGGGAGAAAGAAGCGGGAGCGGCTGAGCCTGGCCACGGAG ATAGATGGCGTGGAGGAGAAGCTGGAGGCCTGCAGGAGCAACATGGAGGACATCGACTACAGACTGCGCAGAGATGAGCTGACGGAGGAGGGGAG GAAATCATTAGAGAAGGAGAAGAATGCGCTCACCAACAAGATGTCTTATTATG AGAAGGAGCTGAAATCTCTACGACGCGAGAACCGTAAGAACGCCATGGTGTCCTTCGCCCTCTTCTTCCTCATAGTTCTGGTGTATTACTACTGGACCATGTGA